Proteins from a genomic interval of Luteibacter pinisoli:
- the ubiA gene encoding 4-hydroxybenzoate octaprenyltransferase: MRPADASTTAERVIAFLLRGAPKARRERIYAFLQLTRMDRPIGALLLLWPTWWALWLAAKDFPPAGPLVIFTLGVFAMRSAGCAINDYADRKLDPQVARTAGRPIASGRITPREALITFAALLAFAFVLVLFTNTLTILLSFIGAALAAAYPFSKRYTHLAQVVLGAAFGWSIPMAFAAVTNTVPPVAWLLFIANILWSVIYDTEYAMVDREEDLKAGAKSTAILFADADLVIIGVLMGTFLLTMLLVGTRAALGWPYWLGVAAAAGLFGYQQWMIRDRARDACLSAFRHNNWVGLALWVGIVVALAL; encoded by the coding sequence GTGCGCCCGGCGGATGCCTCGACCACGGCCGAGCGGGTCATCGCCTTCCTGCTGCGTGGCGCGCCCAAGGCACGGCGCGAACGCATCTACGCGTTCCTGCAGCTCACCCGCATGGATCGCCCCATCGGCGCCCTGCTCCTGCTCTGGCCGACGTGGTGGGCGCTGTGGCTGGCCGCGAAGGACTTCCCGCCGGCGGGCCCGCTGGTGATCTTCACCCTGGGCGTGTTCGCCATGCGCTCGGCCGGCTGCGCGATCAATGACTACGCGGACCGCAAGCTCGACCCGCAGGTCGCGCGAACGGCGGGGCGTCCCATCGCGAGCGGCCGCATCACCCCGCGCGAGGCGCTGATCACCTTCGCCGCGCTACTGGCGTTCGCCTTCGTGCTGGTGCTGTTCACCAACACGCTCACGATCCTGCTCTCGTTTATCGGCGCTGCGCTGGCGGCCGCGTATCCCTTCAGCAAGCGCTACACCCACCTGGCCCAGGTCGTCCTCGGCGCCGCCTTCGGCTGGTCCATCCCCATGGCCTTCGCGGCGGTCACCAACACCGTGCCGCCCGTGGCATGGCTGTTGTTCATCGCCAACATCCTGTGGTCGGTGATCTACGACACCGAATACGCGATGGTCGACCGCGAGGAAGACCTGAAGGCGGGTGCAAAATCCACCGCCATCCTCTTCGCCGATGCGGACCTGGTGATCATCGGCGTGCTGATGGGCACCTTCCTGCTGACGATGCTGCTGGTCGGGACGCGCGCCGCGCTGGGCTGGCCGTACTGGCTGGGCGTGGCGGCGGCGGCGGGCCTGTTCGGCTACCAGCAATGGATGATCCGCGATCGCGCGCGTGATGCCTGTCTTTCCGCGTTCCGCCACAACAACTGGGTGGGCCTCGCGTTGTGGGTCGGCATCGTGGTGGCGCTGGCCCTGTGA
- a CDS encoding TonB-dependent receptor: MRTTLLSRALRAALVSAFVFSAAAHAQDTAPEKKATDLDNVVVTARSGTETRTKAETSYSITTIDEDRLRMQAPTSVTEAVKSVPGFWVESSGGEASGNIRARGIPVDGYGSVNLLEDGIPVQHDPALGYLNADQAFRLDETIERVEVVRGGPSSIFYSNAPAGAINFIPRQAGDTPEGLVKYTVGNYSLNRLDFWYGTPIGSGWKLGVGGFWRVDDGIRRPQFHADDGGQLRATLSKQLEHGDISFDVKHMDDKVALYLGIPMYTDPHGDIRPAPGFNGNYGTLAGPETQNLDMREAGGGTYHFDNSEGTHVKRTQVSFKFDHDLGDDWKLAEAMRYSTTDTQRNGVFPNAVQTGASLIQQDSAKRLALIPGATALQLQYVDQPSQVFNTNGQNGNGLVVTGGIRGVTMPVNEFINDTRLLRKFEFGDQSHDVTLGYYHANFEQDFDRYSSTVLMDVRDNARLLDLVGVDANGNVVGSLTDHGFYGYGYEWEHASGKSNTNAVYLSDEWQVTPELRIDGGARWEKVSVQGYTEGKATVDLGGSPAAAKVLTGNGQYAHYDQSFDKTGWTLGANWQFSARQGLFARWTSTFRLPNLSSYITSPTATPIIQTMDLGEAGWKYSDRFLDLYATAFYTKYNNVSFSNYVFNRDTNTSTPQTGYADTKTTGLELEGTAYPSKWFDVQFNATLQDPKYKGLRYTEVVNNAPVLRDYEDNQLIRVPKVSYRIVPGVNLLDNRLRLQVSYEHEGQRYVDTANSVRLPAYHVVNFSARYDATQQLSLYLYADNLFNSLGLTEGNPRAGELASSDVGATTFIARPILGRSFRAAAMYRF, from the coding sequence ATGCGTACCACCCTGCTCAGCCGCGCCCTTCGCGCGGCGCTCGTCAGCGCGTTCGTTTTTTCCGCCGCGGCCCACGCCCAGGACACGGCACCGGAGAAGAAAGCCACGGATCTCGACAACGTCGTGGTCACCGCCCGCTCCGGCACGGAGACCCGCACGAAAGCGGAAACCAGCTATTCGATCACCACGATCGACGAGGACCGCCTGCGCATGCAGGCGCCGACCAGCGTCACCGAAGCGGTGAAGTCCGTGCCCGGCTTCTGGGTGGAATCCTCCGGTGGCGAAGCCTCGGGCAACATCCGCGCCCGCGGCATCCCGGTGGACGGCTACGGCTCGGTCAACCTGCTGGAAGATGGCATCCCGGTGCAGCACGACCCGGCGCTCGGTTACCTCAACGCGGACCAGGCCTTCCGCCTGGATGAAACCATCGAGCGCGTGGAAGTGGTGCGCGGCGGCCCGTCGTCCATCTTCTATTCCAACGCGCCAGCCGGCGCGATCAACTTCATTCCGCGCCAGGCCGGCGATACGCCCGAAGGCCTGGTGAAGTACACGGTGGGCAACTATTCGCTCAACCGCCTGGACTTCTGGTACGGCACGCCGATCGGCTCGGGCTGGAAGCTCGGCGTCGGCGGTTTCTGGCGCGTGGACGACGGCATCCGCCGCCCGCAGTTCCACGCCGACGACGGCGGCCAGCTGCGCGCGACGCTGTCCAAGCAGCTCGAGCATGGCGACATCAGCTTCGACGTGAAGCACATGGACGACAAGGTGGCGCTGTACCTCGGCATCCCGATGTACACCGACCCGCACGGCGACATCCGCCCGGCGCCGGGCTTCAACGGCAACTACGGCACCCTCGCCGGCCCGGAAACCCAGAACCTCGACATGCGCGAGGCCGGTGGTGGCACATACCACTTCGACAACAGCGAAGGCACGCACGTGAAGCGCACCCAGGTGTCCTTCAAGTTTGACCACGACCTGGGCGACGACTGGAAGCTGGCGGAAGCCATGCGCTACAGCACCACGGATACACAGCGTAACGGCGTATTCCCGAACGCGGTGCAGACCGGCGCCTCGCTGATCCAGCAGGACAGCGCCAAGCGCCTCGCGCTCATCCCGGGCGCCACCGCCTTGCAGCTGCAATACGTCGACCAGCCCAGCCAGGTGTTCAACACCAACGGCCAGAACGGCAACGGCCTGGTCGTTACCGGTGGCATCCGCGGCGTGACCATGCCGGTGAACGAGTTCATCAATGACACGCGCCTGCTGCGCAAGTTCGAGTTCGGCGACCAGAGCCACGACGTGACGCTGGGTTATTACCACGCGAACTTCGAACAGGACTTCGACCGTTATTCCTCTACCGTGCTGATGGATGTGCGCGACAACGCCCGCCTGCTTGACCTGGTGGGTGTCGACGCCAACGGCAACGTGGTTGGCTCGCTGACCGACCACGGCTTCTACGGCTACGGCTACGAGTGGGAACACGCCAGCGGCAAGTCGAACACCAATGCCGTCTACCTCTCGGACGAATGGCAAGTGACCCCGGAACTGCGCATCGACGGCGGCGCGCGCTGGGAGAAGGTGTCCGTGCAGGGCTACACGGAAGGCAAGGCCACCGTGGACCTGGGCGGCTCGCCGGCCGCGGCCAAGGTGCTCACCGGCAACGGCCAGTACGCGCACTACGACCAGAGCTTCGACAAGACCGGCTGGACGCTGGGCGCCAACTGGCAGTTTTCGGCGCGCCAGGGCCTGTTTGCCCGATGGACGTCCACCTTCCGCCTGCCCAACCTCAGCAGCTACATCACCAGCCCCACGGCCACGCCGATCATCCAGACGATGGACCTGGGCGAAGCCGGCTGGAAGTACAGCGATCGCTTCCTCGACCTGTACGCCACTGCGTTCTATACCAAGTACAACAACGTCAGCTTCTCGAACTACGTGTTCAACCGCGACACGAATACCTCCACGCCGCAGACCGGCTATGCCGACACCAAGACCACGGGCCTGGAGCTTGAAGGCACGGCGTACCCGAGCAAGTGGTTCGACGTGCAGTTCAACGCTACGCTGCAGGATCCGAAGTACAAGGGCCTGCGCTACACGGAAGTGGTCAACAACGCCCCGGTGCTGCGTGACTACGAGGACAACCAGCTGATCCGCGTACCGAAGGTGAGCTACCGCATCGTGCCGGGCGTGAACCTGCTGGATAACCGCCTGCGCCTGCAGGTCTCGTATGAGCACGAAGGCCAGCGTTATGTCGACACCGCCAACTCGGTGCGCCTGCCGGCTTACCACGTGGTGAACTTCAGCGCCCGCTACGACGCCACCCAGCAGCTGTCGCTGTACCTGTATGCCGACAACCTGTTCAACTCGCTGGGCCTCACCGAGGGCAACCCGCGCGCGGGTGAGCTGGCCAGCTCGGACGTCGGCGCCACCACCTTTATCGCGCGCCCGATCCTGGGCCGTTCGTTCCGCGCTGCCGCGATGTACCGTTTCTGA
- a CDS encoding CehA/McbA family metallohydrolase has protein sequence MRGLITALLLACTSAATLATERAPDVVLHGDLTGKDIHTYREVPFDVPAGTRRITIDVTYTGREQRTTIDLGLLGPDGFAEQDGFRGWSGGSKRRFTVSATDATASFLPGAIHAGRWKLLLGIPNIRPTSTAEFTADVWFSGDDEGFGPEHGLSPPLKVADGWYRGDLHMHTAHSDGGCLNHGGTAKVPCPLFLTTESAAKRGLDFIAISEHNTMSQVSEMRELQPYYDTMLMIPAREITTFEGHANLFGVARPLDFRVGSATVPDWNALTADVASAHGLISINHPRRPNDETCMGCGFTPKKPVDMHGFQAIEAINGRDTERKDTGIPFWEAQLNQGVHITGIGGGDSHDGSDGARDEFAGVIGTPTTVVHARELSMEGILDGIRAGHVFVDAEGTKDRMLDVTATTGDASAHMGDALKTAKGGKVHVAVSTAGVAGAQVVMTVDGKRKATQPLGTDGAAAFDWKADTAQHWLRIDVRAADGKLLLLGNPVYVGP, from the coding sequence ATGCGCGGGCTGATCACCGCCCTGCTCCTTGCCTGCACCTCCGCGGCCACGCTGGCCACGGAGCGCGCACCGGACGTCGTCCTGCACGGCGACCTCACCGGCAAGGACATCCACACCTACCGCGAGGTGCCGTTCGACGTCCCGGCTGGGACCCGGCGCATCACCATCGACGTGACCTACACCGGGCGCGAACAGCGCACCACGATCGACCTGGGCCTGCTCGGCCCGGATGGATTCGCGGAACAGGACGGCTTCCGTGGCTGGAGCGGCGGCAGCAAGCGTCGCTTCACCGTGTCGGCCACGGATGCCACGGCCTCCTTCCTGCCTGGCGCGATCCACGCGGGGCGCTGGAAGCTCCTGCTCGGCATCCCGAATATCCGGCCGACGTCGACAGCCGAGTTCACCGCCGATGTGTGGTTCTCGGGCGATGACGAAGGCTTCGGCCCGGAGCACGGCCTTTCCCCGCCGCTGAAGGTGGCCGATGGCTGGTACCGCGGCGACCTGCACATGCACACCGCGCACAGCGATGGCGGCTGCCTCAACCACGGCGGCACGGCCAAGGTGCCCTGCCCGTTGTTCCTCACCACCGAATCGGCCGCGAAGCGCGGGCTGGATTTCATCGCCATCTCCGAACACAACACCATGTCGCAGGTGTCGGAGATGCGTGAGCTCCAGCCTTACTACGACACCATGCTGATGATCCCCGCGCGCGAGATCACCACGTTCGAGGGCCACGCCAACCTGTTCGGCGTCGCGCGGCCGCTCGATTTCCGCGTTGGCAGCGCCACGGTGCCGGACTGGAACGCGCTGACGGCCGATGTCGCCAGCGCACACGGCCTGATCTCGATCAACCACCCGCGGCGCCCGAACGACGAGACCTGCATGGGCTGCGGCTTCACGCCGAAGAAGCCCGTGGATATGCACGGCTTCCAGGCGATCGAAGCGATCAACGGCCGCGATACCGAACGCAAGGACACCGGCATTCCCTTCTGGGAAGCGCAGCTCAACCAGGGCGTGCACATCACCGGCATCGGCGGCGGCGACAGCCACGACGGCAGCGACGGTGCGCGTGACGAGTTCGCCGGGGTGATCGGCACGCCGACCACCGTGGTGCATGCGCGCGAGCTATCGATGGAAGGCATCCTCGACGGCATCCGCGCCGGGCACGTGTTCGTCGATGCGGAAGGCACGAAGGACCGCATGCTGGATGTCACGGCGACGACGGGTGATGCGTCGGCACACATGGGCGATGCGCTGAAGACCGCGAAGGGCGGCAAGGTGCACGTGGCCGTCAGCACCGCGGGCGTGGCCGGCGCGCAGGTCGTGATGACCGTCGATGGAAAGCGCAAGGCGACCCAGCCCCTCGGCACCGATGGCGCAGCCGCCTTCGACTGGAAGGCGGACACCGCGCAGCATTGGCTACGCATCGATGTACGCGCCGCTGACGGCAAGCTGCTCCTT